One Oncorhynchus keta strain PuntledgeMale-10-30-2019 chromosome 22, Oket_V2, whole genome shotgun sequence DNA window includes the following coding sequences:
- the im:7152348 gene encoding E3 ubiquitin-protein ligase rnf168 gives MVLCEDRECGVCYQPYSRQDRIPRVLHCRHTFCATCLETMSQPKSDMVTVCCPLCRQTTCVGRGLSLQEALWVNSRLWEYIPESKEEEEEVKEEEEEEEDGKEEEEEERVEADRQTQASSQAECPTSKRSRKMLKFPAFFRKFSLTKPQHQESLVPGCGNVEMKSWRRLPTADTF, from the exons ATGGTTCTGTGTGAGGACAGGGAGTGTGGGGTGTGTTATCAGCCCTACTCTCGTCAGGATCGGATCCCCCGGGTGCTCCACTGTAGACACACCTTCTGTGCCACCTGCTTAGAGACCATGTCCCAGCCCAAGAGTGACATGGTCACCGTGTGCTGCCCGCTGTGCCGCCAGACCACCTGTGTAGGGCGCGGCCTCAGCCTTCAGGAGGCGCTGTGGGTCAACTCTCGCCTCTGGGAATACATACCTGAGAgcaaagaagaggaggaggaggtgaaggaagaagaagaggaggaggaggatgggaaggaagaagaggaggaggagagagtggaggctgacagacagacacaggcctCCTCACAGGCAGAATG ccctacATCGAAGCGCTCTAGAAAAATGCTGAAATTTCCGGCCTTCTTCAGGAAATTCAGTCTGACAAAACCACAGCATCAAGAGAGTCTTGTGCCTGGTTGTGGCAACGT GGAGATGAAATCCTGGCGCAGGCTTCCAACTGCTGACACTTTTTAG